In Pedobacter sp. W3I1, one DNA window encodes the following:
- a CDS encoding DUF3887 domain-containing protein, translated as MKKSLFFIIALLFTTSAFSQNVIQLFNGANDFFKLLQEEKFKDAHAFFDDTLKTKLTEESLKKLWGDIGTKYGKAESLDAIQSKAQGEFFAVTVEGKFANGDQNFILGFNKLQKIVGIFLAPSRKAAAYLKPTYVDTSLYQEKSVYIGPAGKQLAAIITTPKNVKNFPVVVFVHGSGPADMDETVGANKPFKDLAGGLASKGIASVRYVKRTLIYPNEFSKAFTVKEEVLDDATAAIALAKTVVGANPKAVYVFGHSLGGMLAPKMATITPDLAGIILAAAPARKLTDIIVDQNKYMFDQASDTTAAFKKQLADAYVEIDKSRISQLGTTIKPDSLILGLPAKYWTDLNTYNQVAVAKSLSKPKIYVLQGGNDFQVGKVDFDLWNAALSKKKNVVLKFYPDLNHLLSSQSEKGTMAQYQAAVSVSETLVNDIALWIKAK; from the coding sequence ATGAAAAAAAGCCTTTTCTTTATAATCGCTTTATTATTTACAACCTCAGCATTTTCTCAAAATGTGATTCAGCTTTTCAACGGTGCAAACGACTTTTTTAAACTGTTACAGGAAGAGAAATTTAAAGATGCGCATGCTTTCTTTGATGATACTTTAAAAACGAAATTAACAGAAGAGAGTTTGAAAAAACTTTGGGGAGATATTGGAACAAAATATGGAAAGGCAGAATCGTTAGATGCCATTCAAAGTAAAGCCCAGGGCGAGTTTTTCGCCGTAACGGTTGAAGGTAAATTTGCCAACGGTGATCAGAACTTTATTTTAGGTTTTAATAAACTACAAAAAATAGTCGGAATCTTCCTTGCGCCTTCCCGAAAAGCGGCAGCTTATTTAAAACCGACTTATGTTGATACCAGTTTATACCAGGAAAAGTCGGTATACATTGGTCCGGCAGGAAAACAATTGGCGGCCATTATCACTACGCCAAAAAATGTCAAAAATTTCCCTGTAGTGGTTTTTGTACATGGCTCCGGTCCGGCCGATATGGATGAAACCGTTGGGGCGAATAAACCCTTTAAAGATTTAGCTGGCGGTTTAGCTTCTAAAGGAATTGCCTCTGTTCGTTATGTAAAACGAACCTTAATCTATCCGAACGAATTTAGCAAGGCCTTTACCGTAAAAGAAGAGGTACTGGATGATGCTACTGCAGCTATTGCACTAGCAAAAACGGTTGTTGGCGCTAATCCCAAGGCTGTTTATGTATTCGGTCACAGTTTAGGCGGGATGCTAGCGCCTAAAATGGCAACCATTACACCTGATTTAGCAGGGATTATTTTGGCGGCAGCACCTGCAAGAAAACTAACAGATATTATTGTTGATCAGAATAAGTATATGTTCGATCAGGCTAGCGATACAACAGCTGCCTTTAAAAAGCAACTGGCAGATGCTTATGTGGAAATTGATAAAAGTAGAATTTCGCAATTGGGAACTACTATAAAACCTGATTCTTTAATTTTAGGACTGCCTGCAAAATATTGGACAGATTTAAATACCTACAATCAGGTTGCTGTAGCAAAAAGCCTTTCAAAACCTAAAATATATGTATTGCAGGGCGGGAATGATTTTCAGGTAGGCAAAGTAGATTTTGATTTATGGAATGCTGCCTTGAGTAAAAAGAAAAACGTGGTTCTTAAATTTTACCCGGATTTAAATCACCTGTTAAGTTCTCAAAGCGAAAAGGGTACAATGGCTCAATATCAAGCAGCTGTAAGCGTATCCGAAACTTTAGTTAACGATATTGCATTATGGATTAAGGCCAAATAA
- a CDS encoding YihY/virulence factor BrkB family protein — protein sequence MAKNKITLKRIWGILKASFTGFNNHKVTKLSGSLAYYTVFSMAPLLVVIISLCGIFLGREIAEGQVYAQLEGFLGRESAVSLQQLIKNAYLDGKSTIALIIGIITLLIGATTVFGDIQDSINTIWGLKPKPKRGWVKMLQNRFLSFSVIISLGFVLLVSLGVTAILDAFSNRLQARFAEVSVVLFYIINQIVTLAVISLIFGVIFKVLPDAIIKWRDVIAGAIVTAVLFMIGKFAISIYIGQSNVGSTYGATGSLVVVLLWTYYSSIILYFGAEFTKAYAVAFGSEIYPSHYAVTTKEIEVETEGKSIQDNHPEIKEEVKKS from the coding sequence ATGGCAAAGAATAAAATCACTTTAAAAAGAATATGGGGCATTTTAAAAGCATCGTTTACAGGATTTAACAACCATAAGGTAACGAAACTTAGTGGCTCATTAGCCTATTATACGGTGTTTTCTATGGCCCCACTGCTCGTGGTTATTATTTCTTTGTGCGGTATATTTTTAGGGAGAGAAATAGCCGAAGGACAGGTTTATGCCCAGCTTGAAGGATTTTTAGGTAGAGAATCAGCCGTTTCCTTACAGCAGTTAATCAAGAATGCTTATTTGGATGGAAAAAGCACCATCGCTTTAATTATTGGTATTATAACCCTGTTAATTGGGGCAACTACTGTTTTTGGCGATATTCAGGATTCTATTAATACCATTTGGGGTTTAAAACCTAAACCGAAAAGAGGGTGGGTAAAGATGCTCCAAAACCGGTTCTTGTCATTCTCGGTAATTATTAGTCTGGGTTTTGTATTGCTGGTTTCGTTAGGCGTTACAGCTATACTCGATGCTTTTAGTAACCGTTTGCAAGCCCGGTTCGCAGAGGTATCTGTTGTTTTATTTTACATCATCAACCAAATAGTAACCCTTGCCGTTATTTCATTAATATTTGGTGTAATATTTAAAGTATTGCCCGATGCGATTATTAAATGGCGTGATGTAATTGCAGGAGCAATAGTAACGGCGGTGTTATTTATGATCGGTAAATTTGCCATTTCAATTTACATCGGACAAAGCAATGTCGGGAGTACTTATGGCGCAACGGGCTCATTGGTGGTAGTGCTTTTATGGACTTATTATTCTTCTATCATTTTATATTTTGGTGCCGAATTTACCAAAGCCTATGCAGTTGCTTTTGGATCTGAGATTTACCCTTCGCATTATGCGGTTACCACAAAAGAGATAGAGGTAGAAACCGAAGGCAAATCAATTCAGGATAATCACCCCGAAATTAAAGAAGAGGTAAAGAAAAGCTAA
- a CDS encoding secondary thiamine-phosphate synthase enzyme YjbQ: MKIYQQTLALRERRRGFHIITDEVEDALPQIDEINIGICQVFIQHTSASLTINENADPTVRTDFEMFFNKTVKENDPDYEHDYEGSDDMPAHLKSALLGSSVTIPIRNGRLALGTWQGIYLCEHRNHGGQRRLIVTAWGE; the protein is encoded by the coding sequence ATGAAAATATATCAACAAACCTTAGCGCTTAGAGAAAGAAGAAGGGGTTTCCATATCATTACTGATGAGGTTGAGGATGCCCTGCCTCAAATTGACGAGATTAACATTGGTATTTGCCAGGTTTTTATACAACACACTTCTGCTTCGCTTACCATCAATGAGAATGCAGATCCCACGGTTAGGACAGATTTTGAAATGTTCTTTAATAAAACTGTAAAAGAAAACGACCCTGATTATGAGCACGACTATGAAGGATCGGACGATATGCCTGCCCATTTAAAATCTGCACTTTTAGGCAGCTCTGTGACCATTCCGATTAGAAATGGCAGACTGGCGCTTGGTACCTGGCAGGGCATTTATCTTTGCGAGCACCGTAACCACGGCGGCCAAAGAAGATTAATCGTTACGGCTTGGGGTGAATAA
- a CDS encoding YhcG family protein translates to MQVENQNLYTRVIELLNQARQNVAQTINNTMATAYFEIGRMIVEEEQQGKEKAEYGKRVLKELSEKLVVEFGKGFSETNLRQIRNFYLLYSIQQTVSAELGKDHTAPHEFKNEETADTVSRKSINQQTLSAQFKLTWSHYLKLMRIADLNERNFYEIEAIKNNWSLRELQRQYDSALYTRLALSKDKAGILSLGQEGQKIENSKDLIKDPYILEFLGLPEKSFYSESDLEQKLIDKLEHFLLELGNGFTFVARQKRITFEERHFKIDLVFYNRILKCFVLIDLKIGELKHQDIGQMQMYVNYFDREVKLEDENKTIGIILCQDKSESVVRYTLPENNEQIFASKYLTVLPSEKDFIKIIEN, encoded by the coding sequence ATGCAAGTTGAAAATCAAAATTTATATACAAGGGTTATAGAACTGCTTAACCAAGCGAGGCAAAACGTAGCACAAACCATTAATAATACTATGGCTACTGCTTACTTCGAAATTGGCAGAATGATTGTTGAAGAAGAGCAGCAAGGTAAAGAAAAAGCAGAGTATGGTAAACGGGTTTTAAAAGAGCTATCTGAAAAATTAGTAGTCGAATTTGGCAAAGGTTTCTCTGAAACAAATTTGAGGCAAATACGCAATTTTTATTTACTCTATTCAATTCAGCAGACAGTGTCTGCTGAATTGGGAAAAGATCATACAGCCCCTCACGAATTCAAAAATGAAGAAACTGCCGATACCGTATCTCGTAAATCTATAAATCAGCAGACACTGTCTGCGCAATTCAAACTCACTTGGTCGCATTATCTTAAATTAATGAGGATAGCAGATTTAAATGAGCGTAATTTCTATGAGATAGAAGCAATAAAAAATAATTGGAGTTTACGCGAGTTGCAGCGCCAATACGATTCGGCATTATACACACGCTTAGCTTTAAGTAAAGATAAAGCAGGTATATTATCCCTTGGCCAAGAGGGACAAAAAATTGAAAACAGTAAAGATTTAATAAAAGATCCTTACATCTTAGAATTTTTGGGTTTACCAGAAAAAAGCTTTTATTCTGAAAGCGATTTGGAGCAAAAGTTGATCGATAAATTAGAGCATTTTTTATTAGAATTAGGCAACGGATTTACCTTTGTAGCCCGTCAAAAAAGAATAACTTTTGAAGAAAGACATTTCAAAATAGACTTAGTTTTCTACAACCGTATTTTAAAGTGTTTTGTATTGATCGATTTAAAGATTGGGGAATTAAAACATCAAGATATTGGTCAGATGCAGATGTATGTGAACTATTTTGATAGAGAAGTAAAGCTTGAGGACGAAAACAAAACCATAGGTATCATTCTTTGCCAAGATAAAAGTGAATCAGTAGTTCGGTACACGCTTCCGGAAAACAATGAACAAATTTTCGCAAGTAAATATTTAACTGTTTTACCAAGCGAAAAGGATTTTATCAAAATTATTGAGAATTAA